The following proteins are encoded in a genomic region of Oncorhynchus kisutch isolate 150728-3 linkage group LG6, Okis_V2, whole genome shotgun sequence:
- the LOC109891974 gene encoding vascular cell adhesion protein 1-like yields the protein MWKTIIKKNIYITKIPDSVSISVLNHSGPMVEGTQYQLQCDIQNIAPLQNLVVKWYKGNEPLDNVTYSTVSKTPVDVSDTLMISLRRDDDGAQYRCRAELDLGPEGPQPHPTVTSEPLNITVHYAPEFLPGNDTVEVSAGSDVSLNCSAEGNPSPELKWTNNTAEGNANETTVGRLRTLNISRVTANATYNCTVTNRLGSITKQIHVLVDVPPQQQPKMFSTAPSTPGTMTTLPATAKPKVVTFPLELNPPRVVVRYGDSVSGNCSTSSTDHDGMGWEDTFGGTSFEQDVNIVTWTVDNLTDWTIEPTCYIILIDSKQPSKVLPVILYNTPDSVSISVLRHSGPMVEGTQYQLQCDIQNIAPLQNLVVKWYKGNEPLDNVTYSTVSKTPVNVSDTLMISPSRDDDVDLDLGPEGPQPHPTVT from the exons ATGTGGAAAAcaattattaaaaaaaatatttatatcacAAAGATTCCAGACAGCGTCTCCATCTCTGTTCTGAACCACTCTGGTCCCATGGTGGAGGGGACACAGTACCAGCTGCAGTGTGACATCCAGAACATCGCTCCTCTACAGAACCTGGTTGTGAAGTGGTACAAAGGGAATGAACCCTTAGATAATGTAACTTACAGTACTGTCAGTAAGACACCAGTGGATGTGTCAGATACTCTGATGATCAGCCTCCGTAGAGATGATGATGGAGCTCAGTATAGATGTAGAGCAGAACTGGAcctgggaccagagggaccacAACCCCATCCTACAGTGACATCAGAACCTCTCAACATTACTGTGCACT ACGCTCCTGAGTTCCTTCCAGGAAATGACACAGTGGAGGTGAGTGCAGGCAGTGATGTGTCTCTGAACTGCAGTGCTGAGGGGAACCCTTCTCCCGAGCTGAAGTGGACCAACAACACTGCAGAGGGAAATGCCAATGAGACCACTGTAGGGCGCCTGCGTACTCTCAATATCTCCAGAGTAACAGCTAATGCAACTTACAACTGCACAGTCACAAATAGACTGGGCTCCATCACCAAGCAGATACATGTCCTAGTAGATGTACCTCCACAACAACAGCCAAAGATGTTCTCCACAGCACCCTCAACTCCAGGAACTATGACCACCCTCCCAGCAACAGCCAAGCCAAAGG TAGTTACCTTCCCTCTTGAGCTCAACCCTCCCAGAGTGGTGGTGAGATATGGAGACTCAGTGTCAGGCAACTGCAGCACATCATCCACAGACcatgatgggatgggctgggagGACACATTCGGAGGTACAAGTTTTGAACAAGATGTCAACATTGTCACCTGGACTGTGGATAACCTTACTGATTGGACAATAGAACCTACATGCTACATCATTCTCATTGACAGCAAACAACCCTCAAAAGTACTTCCAGTCATTCTCTACA ACACTCCAGACAGCGTCTCCATCTCTGTTCTGAGACACTCTGGTCCCATGGTGGAGGGGACACAGTACCAGCTGCAGTGTGACATCCAGAACATCGCTCCTCTACAGAACCTGGTTGTGAAGTGGTACAAAGGGAATGAACCCTTAGATAATGTAACTTACAGTACTGTCAGTAAGACACCAGTGAATGTGTCAGATACTCTGATGATCAGCCCCAGTAGAGATGATGATGTAGATCTGGAcctgggaccagagggaccacAACCCCATCCTACAGTGACATAG